In the Thermodesulfobacteriota bacterium genome, one interval contains:
- a CDS encoding methyltransferase domain-containing protein, with amino-acid sequence MRRENVRSENELEVNLKFLTQFIIHPTKIGAIAPSNDSLCDLMTDMAELKEVSSVVEFGPGTGVITEKIVNKISEDTTFFAMEINETLVEATKKRCPEATVYLDSASSAKKYLDIHGEKGCDCIISSLPWSTFSDDLQDDLMDTIIDVLHPGGKFLTYAYVPGLIFPSARRFRKKLHEKFDKITRSKIVWTNFPPAFVYYAEKT; translated from the coding sequence ATGAGAAGAGAAAACGTCCGGTCTGAGAATGAGCTTGAAGTAAATTTAAAGTTTCTAACTCAATTTATAATCCACCCGACCAAAATAGGAGCCATTGCTCCTTCCAACGACAGTCTTTGCGACTTAATGACTGACATGGCAGAACTTAAAGAAGTATCGAGCGTTGTGGAATTTGGCCCTGGGACAGGCGTTATTACTGAGAAAATTGTAAATAAGATATCTGAAGATACAACGTTTTTCGCAATGGAAATCAACGAAACACTGGTTGAAGCCACAAAAAAGCGATGCCCTGAAGCAACTGTATATCTAGACTCTGCAAGCAGTGCAAAAAAATACTTGGATATACATGGCGAAAAGGGTTGTGATTGCATAATAAGCAGTCTTCCTTGGTCCACTTTCAGTGATGATCTACAAGATGATTTGATGGATACAATTATTGATGTGCTTCACCCGGGAGGAAAATTTTTAACCTATGCTTATGTACCAGGTCTTATTTTTCCTTCAGCCAGAAGGTTTAGAAAAAAACTCCATGAAAAATTTGATAAGATCACCAGAAGTAAGATCGTATGGACCAATTTCCCGCCTGCATTTGTTTATTACGCTGAAAAAACTTAA
- a CDS encoding acetoacetate decarboxylase family protein, whose translation MKDFSKKMLTVLFLISLTLSVSTTSENAYAETDGANLPGPQLVTDAWMFIAAYKADPEVLKAMLPEGLEPNPEGQVVINMYTVPDGNNTSGFGPYTLTYLTIELADQDSYIKNADTTIPGRYFIYYFNSSPTMRAFTDPVGIPVDENTNVLTTTEVKDGKLTATLTVDGKPMIVSTADVGSELGNFGGGHLNYFGLMTKDVDGKKVNQVVKYPIPWLGGVVDTQNAKIEFKAPEDHPINKVKPIADPTWAIWTKGSFVYPQYQVVN comes from the coding sequence ATGAAAGATTTTTCTAAAAAGATGCTTACCGTTTTATTTTTGATTTCTTTAACGCTAAGTGTATCAACTACGAGCGAGAACGCTTACGCTGAAACGGATGGGGCAAATCTTCCAGGGCCTCAGCTGGTAACTGATGCATGGATGTTTATAGCTGCATATAAAGCCGATCCGGAGGTACTAAAGGCAATGCTGCCAGAGGGGCTTGAGCCAAACCCTGAAGGGCAAGTGGTTATAAACATGTATACGGTCCCTGATGGTAACAATACATCGGGATTTGGTCCCTACACGCTTACATATCTTACAATTGAGCTCGCAGATCAGGACTCTTACATAAAAAACGCTGATACTACAATCCCTGGCAGGTATTTCATCTACTATTTCAACAGCTCACCTACCATGAGAGCATTTACCGATCCAGTAGGAATTCCAGTAGATGAGAACACTAATGTTCTGACAACTACTGAAGTAAAAGACGGAAAGCTTACTGCTACACTAACAGTGGACGGAAAACCAATGATTGTTTCTACAGCTGATGTTGGTAGTGAGCTCGGCAACTTTGGCGGAGGACACCTTAACTATTTTGGCCTCATGACCAAAGATGTGGATGGCAAAAAAGTAAATCAGGTAGTTAAATATCCTATTCCTTGGCTCGGCGGAGTTGTTGATACTCAAAATGCTAAGATTGAGTTTAAGGCTCCAGAGGATCATCCTATAAATAAAGTTAAGCCTATAGCTGATCCGACTTGGGCAATTTGGACAAAGGGAAGTTTTGTTTATCCACAGTATCAAGTTGTAAATTAG
- a CDS encoding SDR family oxidoreductase translates to MNTTNMERPVYVVIGATGGIGSKVCEMLACESCDLITCSNNDTKLKALSQKLNTKSYKLDASSFTDVDECIKDVVLKYGRVDGVVNCVGSILLKPSHLTTQEDWNKTISLNLTSAFATLRSSAKAMMETGGGSIVLVSSAAALTGLANHEAIAASKAGVIGLVMSSAATYARHGIRVNCVAPGLVKTPLTKSLTENDAILKKSEKMHALGRVGEPGDIASAILWFLRSQQSWVTGQVLGVDGGLATIKNR, encoded by the coding sequence ATGAACACAACAAATATGGAAAGGCCAGTTTATGTCGTAATCGGAGCAACAGGTGGAATAGGTTCTAAGGTTTGTGAAATGCTCGCTTGCGAGAGCTGCGATCTGATTACTTGTTCAAATAATGACACAAAGCTTAAAGCGCTTTCTCAGAAACTTAATACTAAGAGCTATAAATTAGATGCAAGCAGTTTTACAGATGTTGATGAATGCATAAAAGATGTGGTGCTGAAATACGGTAGAGTAGATGGTGTTGTAAACTGTGTTGGCTCAATTCTACTAAAACCATCTCATCTTACAACACAAGAGGATTGGAACAAAACTATTTCACTTAATCTTACCTCTGCTTTCGCAACATTAAGAAGCAGCGCTAAAGCAATGATGGAAACCGGAGGCGGCTCAATAGTACTTGTTTCCTCTGCTGCAGCACTTACGGGTCTGGCTAATCATGAAGCTATCGCAGCGTCAAAAGCCGGTGTAATTGGGCTAGTCATGTCCTCGGCAGCAACGTATGCGCGCCATGGTATAAGAGTAAATTGTGTCGCGCCAGGATTGGTCAAAACTCCTTTAACTAAAAGCCTTACGGAAAATGATGCTATATTGAAAAAATCTGAGAAGATGCATGCACTTGGCCGAGTAGGCGAGCCCGGTGATATAGCTTCGGCTATACTTTGGTTTCTTAGAAGCCAGCAAAGTTGGGTTACAGGGCAGGTGCTTGGTGTTGATGGTGGACTTGCTACGATAAAGAATAGATAA
- a CDS encoding DUF378 domain-containing protein, with protein sequence MRALDVIVAILLVIGGLNWGLVGFFQFDLVATIFGGQSAILSRIIYSLVGLSALYQALQWKAIQHRWGLAEDNA encoded by the coding sequence ATGAGAGCATTAGACGTGATTGTTGCTATTTTATTAGTAATTGGTGGTCTGAATTGGGGTCTGGTAGGTTTTTTCCAATTTGATTTAGTTGCCACAATATTTGGGGGTCAGTCGGCGATTCTAAGTAGAATCATATACAGCTTGGTTGGACTGAGCGCTCTTTATCAGGCTCTACAGTGGAAAGCGATACAGCACAGATGGGGTTTAGCTGAAGATAATGCTTAA
- a CDS encoding aryl-sulfate sulfotransferase, with protein MRYFSFDSKVLKSLSLLILISIFSVSGCNNDTFIEAQTPPEEPNTVLEAPTLDMAPNASTPLAGLLELLTSGLSRVSITVSDGTEEFSIDFDELISDHAHPVLGFKPDRDYTVTVEVFGEEGEQLIEPAVFEVTTPQLPLDFPVISVTSTPELMEPGVTLFEAAGYLIAVDAQGDVCWYHDIEFPLSFGDRDVRRIKNGNLLLLAPRERVIELDMLGNAVNIWHSAGSSIGDPGSIPVDALTFHHEVFEMESGNFLVLSVEFRTLFDYPTSVTDPFAPLGTAIVVGDVVVEFTPDGTVVNEWSMLDLLDPYRINYSSLLGLYDSLYEGVFGMAEPTRDWSHGNAVIHDTSDDSIIVSFRHQDAVIKFSRQTGELIWILGPHENWDPEIFGKYLLTPLSNHEFFFQYHQHAPDITDQGTFLIYDNGNNRASPFDQRLPDSQNFSRAVEYAINAETKEVDIVWEYGQFEEDLYTFFIGDADFMPQTGNAMITFGGTQPAHIIEVTRTTPAVKVFDLSLESNFTYRSERLESLYP; from the coding sequence ATGAGATATTTTTCCTTCGATAGTAAAGTATTGAAAAGTTTATCATTGCTTATTCTGATCAGTATTTTTAGTGTTTCAGGTTGTAACAATGACACATTTATAGAAGCTCAAACTCCGCCTGAAGAACCTAATACGGTTCTTGAAGCTCCAACATTAGATATGGCTCCAAATGCAAGCACTCCGCTTGCCGGGCTTTTAGAGCTACTGACATCAGGCTTATCCAGAGTATCAATAACTGTCAGCGATGGCACCGAAGAATTTAGTATTGATTTTGATGAATTAATTTCAGATCATGCACATCCTGTTTTGGGTTTTAAGCCCGATAGAGACTATACAGTTACCGTAGAAGTTTTTGGAGAAGAAGGTGAGCAGCTTATAGAGCCAGCAGTATTTGAAGTAACGACACCGCAGCTACCGCTTGATTTTCCTGTAATTAGCGTAACTAGCACTCCTGAGCTTATGGAACCGGGCGTAACATTGTTTGAAGCAGCCGGCTACTTAATAGCTGTTGATGCGCAGGGTGATGTGTGCTGGTATCATGACATAGAGTTTCCGCTAAGTTTTGGAGATCGTGACGTAAGAAGAATAAAAAACGGCAACCTACTATTATTAGCGCCAAGGGAAAGAGTAATAGAGCTGGATATGCTGGGAAATGCCGTTAATATTTGGCATTCTGCAGGTTCATCCATTGGTGACCCCGGCAGCATACCTGTGGATGCTCTAACATTTCATCATGAGGTTTTTGAGATGGAGTCAGGTAACTTTCTTGTCTTAAGTGTTGAATTTAGAACATTATTCGATTATCCAACTAGTGTAACAGACCCCTTTGCACCTCTTGGAACGGCTATTGTTGTTGGTGATGTAGTAGTAGAGTTTACCCCTGATGGAACAGTGGTAAATGAGTGGTCAATGCTCGATCTACTCGATCCTTACCGGATAAATTACAGCTCTCTTTTAGGATTATATGATAGTCTTTATGAAGGCGTTTTCGGTATGGCTGAACCTACCAGAGACTGGTCTCATGGTAATGCGGTGATTCATGATACTAGCGATGATTCAATCATTGTTTCTTTCCGTCACCAAGACGCAGTAATCAAATTCAGCAGACAAACCGGGGAGTTAATATGGATTCTTGGGCCGCATGAAAACTGGGATCCGGAGATATTTGGCAAATACTTGCTTACTCCTCTATCTAATCATGAGTTCTTTTTCCAATACCACCAGCACGCACCTGATATAACAGATCAGGGCACTTTCCTTATATATGATAACGGCAACAACAGAGCAAGCCCGTTTGATCAGCGGCTTCCAGACTCCCAAAATTTCAGCAGAGCTGTTGAGTACGCTATAAACGCCGAAACAAAAGAAGTGGATATAGTGTGGGAATACGGTCAGTTTGAAGAAGACCTATATACATTTTTTATCGGAGATGCTGATTTTATGCCTCAGACCGGTAACGCAATGATTACGTTCGGCGGCACCCAGCCTGCGCATATTATCGAGGTTACAAGAACCACCCCTGCTGTTAAGGTGTTTGATCTTTCTCTAGAAAGTAATTTTACATATAGAAGTGAGAGATTAGAGAGTCTGTATCCTTAA